AAAAACCTGTTTCTTTGTCAAAAAGAAATTGTTAAGCAGGACTTATATCAACGCCCGATCGCACAAAAACCAGCCCAAGCCTCTAGTTTGCTAAAGGGTTTTTCATGGTGACTGTACCATTTTTTGAGACGCGACGAAATTATCTGCTTGTATTGTTGATTAATTTTTGAGTCGTTTTGAGTCCATTCTATGGTTTAGGCTTGGGTAGAGTCGCGTAATCAGCACTGCGCCTGACAAAGTGCTGATTGTCGTAAAATCGAATCATCAATTAACTCGACGGGAACCAAAACTAAAGGTGAGACTTACGCACTGGTGAGGAAAATTGTTCTGTGACTTGAAAAACGCCGATCTGCCTAACTTCCCTACTGCTGTTCTCCCCTGCGGTGGATGTTAATGATACGTTCTTTCTATAGGGTCTAATGTAAGTTGCCTACTGTAGAGGGGTTATATTTATGTATTTTTTGATGGAAGCAGCAGCGCAAGCAGTCAAAGAGCCATACCAGTTTCCTTTTGCTTTCACCGCTGTGTATGTGATTGGCTTTATTGCTGCTGTCAGCATTGGCTCAATTGCTTGGTTCAACTCTAAACGTCCTGTAGGTTGGGAAGACAAAGAGCGTCCTGATGTTGTACCTAAAGTTGATACAGACTCAACTCCAGGACTGGGTGAGCCGAAAGGTGAGAAATAGCCAACTCCCTAATCAAGTCAGCCGAAGTCCTAGATAGTTTTGAGTTGGTGAGTTATTGATTTGGATTTTGGTTTTACTTTTGAAC
This portion of the Brasilonema sennae CENA114 genome encodes:
- the psb35 gene encoding photosystem II assembly protein Psb35 → MYFLMEAAAQAVKEPYQFPFAFTAVYVIGFIAAVSIGSIAWFNSKRPVGWEDKERPDVVPKVDTDSTPGLGEPKGEK